A stretch of Deltaproteobacteria bacterium DNA encodes these proteins:
- a CDS encoding 30S ribosomal protein S1 has product MPIHIEPSEKQKGSEFAKLLDSQERQTLIEEGSLVKGKVVQLTDDFAIVDIGFKSEGQVPLREFRDQKGGLHVNVGDEIEVLLENIEDDQGIISLSKERADVLKAWDTLVKIQEEDGIVEGVVIGKVKGGLAVDVGVKAFLPGSQIDTRPARNLDRYMGKRFRFKIIKLNKRRGNIVLSRKGAMDGEPDQNKEALLQNVKEGQVMEGNIKNVTDYGAFIDLGGFDGLLHVTDMSWGRVHHPSDLFKVGDNVKVVVLKYDETSRRVSLGYKQLHEDPWSEVEGKFPVGSRVKGKVVSLTDYGAFIELSPGIEGLVHISEISWNKKMKHPSQALSLAQEVEAIVMDCDPTNRRIALGMKQLQTNPWHTLADQCPVGSKVKGTVRNVTDFGLFVDCGVGVDGLVHISDLCWVQNFNQPQEIYKKWDTLEAVVVNVDTEAERFSLSLKQLQSNPWDVIRSVYPEGASVPGTVSEVHAGGAVVTIAEGVAGFLPKAKCPKDLKVGDKLNVTVMTVDEEGRKMHLKRIEE; this is encoded by the coding sequence ATGCCAATTCATATTGAACCGTCAGAGAAGCAGAAAGGCTCCGAGTTTGCGAAGCTTTTGGATTCCCAAGAGCGCCAAACTTTGATCGAAGAAGGAAGTCTCGTCAAAGGAAAGGTTGTTCAACTTACCGATGATTTTGCGATTGTTGATATCGGTTTCAAATCCGAGGGGCAAGTTCCTTTGCGCGAATTCAGAGATCAAAAAGGGGGACTGCACGTTAATGTGGGCGACGAAATTGAAGTGTTACTTGAAAATATTGAAGACGATCAAGGCATCATCAGTCTTTCCAAAGAACGCGCCGATGTTTTGAAAGCATGGGATACATTGGTTAAAATTCAGGAAGAAGACGGCATTGTGGAGGGAGTTGTCATCGGAAAAGTAAAAGGCGGCTTGGCGGTAGATGTGGGTGTCAAAGCTTTCCTGCCCGGTTCTCAAATTGATACGCGTCCCGCGCGCAATTTGGACAGGTACATGGGCAAACGTTTCCGTTTCAAAATCATCAAATTGAACAAACGCAGAGGCAATATCGTTTTGTCCCGCAAAGGCGCTATGGATGGCGAACCCGATCAAAACAAAGAAGCCCTGTTGCAAAATGTTAAGGAAGGGCAAGTGATGGAAGGAAATATCAAGAATGTCACCGACTACGGCGCATTCATTGACTTGGGCGGGTTTGACGGTCTTTTGCATGTCACCGACATGAGCTGGGGCCGCGTTCATCATCCTTCCGATCTTTTCAAAGTGGGCGACAACGTCAAAGTGGTTGTTTTAAAATATGACGAAACGAGTCGCCGTGTTTCTCTGGGTTACAAACAACTTCATGAAGATCCGTGGTCGGAAGTCGAAGGGAAATTCCCTGTCGGCTCTAGGGTGAAGGGGAAAGTCGTTTCACTCACCGATTACGGTGCTTTTATCGAACTCTCTCCGGGCATCGAAGGCCTCGTTCACATTTCCGAAATTTCATGGAACAAAAAAATGAAGCACCCCTCCCAAGCTTTGTCGTTGGCGCAAGAGGTGGAAGCCATTGTCATGGATTGTGATCCAACAAATCGCCGTATCGCGCTGGGCATGAAACAATTGCAAACCAATCCGTGGCATACTTTGGCGGACCAATGTCCCGTCGGTTCCAAAGTTAAAGGAACCGTTCGCAATGTCACCGACTTTGGTCTCTTTGTTGATTGCGGAGTGGGTGTTGACGGACTTGTTCATATTTCCGATCTCTGTTGGGTGCAAAATTTCAATCAGCCTCAGGAAATCTATAAAAAATGGGACACTCTGGAAGCGGTGGTTGTGAATGTTGACACCGAAGCAGAGCGTTTCTCCTTAAGCCTCAAACAACTGCAATCCAATCCGTGGGATGTTATCCGCTCCGTTTATCCTGAAGGGGCTTCTGTTCCGGGAACGGTTTCGGAAGTTCATGCGGGTGGTGCGGTGGTGACAATTGCGGAAGGTGTCGCGGGTTTTTTACCCAAGGCGAAATGCCCAAAAGATTTGAAAGTGGGCGATAAACTCAACGTCACCGTAATGACGGTGGACGAAGAGGGACGCAAAATGCACCTGAAACGCATTGAAGAGTAA
- a CDS encoding L,D-transpeptidase family protein gives MKLLLTVLLLFAQFLTPTLAQAIPFQNLEKALHYYERIRKSEGWLAIGEGPKLEKGLSDLRVVPLREHLFLTKDLEEKEAMDPDFFDESLEKAVQLFQKRHGLTEDGVVGVTTLQALNIPVETRIRQIEAAIQREKEPQPIPEGQYVLVNIPAFHLDYFENKKPVLGMSIIVGKRNWETPIFTSNITGITFNPTWNIPASIVKREILSKIKKDPDYLTKEEIEVTENRYQQKPGPKNPLGRIKFVMPNEFDVYLHDTPAKNFFARPMRHLSHGCIRIEKPLELAELLLRADPRWTLKKIRQTIDEGKEITILLPAPVPVNIIYQTVWLDEAGLLQFRTDIYGRD, from the coding sequence ATGAAGCTTCTCTTAACGGTTCTACTTCTATTTGCCCAATTTTTAACCCCAACTTTGGCGCAGGCGATTCCGTTTCAAAATCTGGAAAAGGCGCTTCACTATTATGAAAGAATCAGAAAGTCGGAGGGTTGGCTGGCCATTGGCGAAGGCCCAAAACTCGAGAAAGGTCTCTCTGATCTCCGTGTTGTGCCGTTGAGAGAGCATCTTTTTCTCACCAAAGATTTGGAGGAAAAAGAGGCAATGGATCCCGATTTTTTTGATGAGTCCCTTGAAAAAGCCGTCCAACTTTTTCAGAAACGCCATGGTTTAACGGAGGACGGCGTTGTGGGCGTCACCACTTTGCAGGCACTCAACATTCCCGTTGAAACAAGAATTCGCCAGATTGAAGCCGCCATCCAGAGAGAAAAAGAACCACAACCAATTCCCGAAGGACAATATGTTCTTGTTAATATCCCCGCTTTTCATCTCGATTATTTCGAAAATAAAAAACCGGTACTGGGCATGTCTATTATTGTGGGAAAGCGGAATTGGGAAACCCCGATATTCACCAGCAACATTACGGGCATTACGTTTAATCCCACATGGAATATTCCCGCAAGCATTGTCAAACGGGAGATTCTTTCCAAAATAAAAAAAGACCCCGATTATCTTACAAAAGAGGAAATTGAAGTTACGGAGAACCGCTACCAACAAAAACCGGGTCCGAAAAATCCGCTGGGCCGCATCAAATTTGTCATGCCGAACGAGTTTGACGTTTATCTGCACGACACCCCCGCGAAAAATTTTTTCGCTCGCCCCATGCGCCACTTAAGTCACGGATGTATTCGGATTGAAAAACCGCTTGAACTTGCCGAACTTCTTTTGCGAGCCGACCCCCGATGGACATTAAAGAAAATCCGTCAGACCATTGACGAAGGAAAAGAAATCACAATCCTCCTCCCCGCCCCGGTACCCGTGAACATAATCTACCAAACAGTCTGGCTTGATGAAGCAGGCCTCCTACAATTCCGAACGGATATTTATGGGAGGGATTAG
- a CDS encoding helix-turn-helix transcriptional regulator produces the protein MKPKVKRILLKEVLKREFKDAEFSFYFERERAISKIARLVRDARQKSSLTQAALAKKAKTSQTVIARLESGADQRIPSLDLLERIACALKAKLLITFDYKKAA, from the coding sequence ATGAAACCAAAAGTTAAACGAATTTTACTCAAAGAAGTTCTCAAAAGAGAATTTAAAGATGCAGAGTTCAGTTTTTACTTTGAGAGAGAAAGAGCAATCAGTAAAATTGCCCGATTGGTGAGAGATGCCCGACAAAAATCCAGCCTGACTCAAGCGGCATTGGCCAAGAAAGCAAAGACAAGCCAAACCGTCATTGCCCGTCTGGAATCGGGTGCCGACCAGCGCATTCCATCACTTGATTTATTGGAGAGAATCGCATGTGCCCTAAAAGCAAAACTTCTCATTACCTTCGATTACAAAAAAGCCGCTTGA
- a CDS encoding putative addiction module antidote protein — MKTKKYKDFLQKELKNPKIAAAYLNTCLEEDDEELMLMALRDVAEAQGMGAIAKKTNISRVTLYRALSKGGNPEFNSLLDILRALRLRFSFKARVA; from the coding sequence ATGAAAACCAAAAAATATAAAGATTTTCTCCAGAAAGAACTGAAAAATCCAAAAATCGCTGCCGCATATTTGAACACATGCCTTGAAGAAGATGATGAAGAGTTAATGCTTATGGCTTTGCGAGACGTTGCCGAAGCGCAGGGAATGGGAGCGATTGCAAAAAAAACCAATATCAGCAGAGTCACTCTTTATAGAGCTCTCTCCAAGGGGGGTAATCCAGAATTCAATAGCTTATTAGATATTTTAAGGGCATTACGACTTCGGTTCTCCTTCAAGGCCCGGGTTGCCTAA
- a CDS encoding diacylglycerol kinase family protein codes for MESKKKFTIKARIKSFAYAFQGIKHLLFSQHNAWVHFAITVLMIVLGFVLQLSTVEWCLIVLAMMIVWTAEGMNTAFEFLSDAVSENHHPLIESAKDIAAGAVLIAAIGAVIIGILVLYPHL; via the coding sequence ATGGAATCGAAAAAAAAATTCACAATCAAAGCCAGAATCAAAAGTTTTGCCTATGCTTTTCAGGGAATCAAGCATCTGCTTTTCTCACAGCATAATGCGTGGGTTCATTTTGCCATCACAGTTCTTATGATTGTGCTCGGATTTGTTCTGCAACTTTCCACCGTGGAATGGTGTCTGATTGTTTTGGCGATGATGATTGTATGGACGGCAGAGGGAATGAATACAGCCTTTGAATTTTTGTCCGACGCCGTTTCAGAAAATCACCACCCGTTGATTGAAAGCGCCAAAGATATCGCGGCCGGAGCCGTCCTAATTGCCGCCATAGGAGCAGTAATAATCGGCATTTTAGTTTTGTATCCGCATTTGTAA
- a CDS encoding phosphatase PAP2 family protein — protein sequence MTGILKLGFDRKRPNGGSYSFPSGHASSTFAVATALETLYGLKAGIPAYACASFISITRVDMNAHFVSDVVFGAALGSAIGWGVAHFHKLKNPNLFIVPTVAEGKGLSIVGIF from the coding sequence ATGACCGGAATTTTGAAACTGGGATTTGATCGCAAGCGTCCGAATGGTGGAAGTTACAGTTTTCCTTCGGGACACGCCTCTTCAACCTTTGCTGTTGCCACCGCATTGGAAACTCTTTACGGACTCAAAGCGGGAATCCCCGCCTATGCATGCGCTTCTTTTATAAGCATCACGCGTGTTGATATGAATGCGCATTTTGTTTCTGATGTGGTTTTTGGAGCGGCCTTGGGTTCCGCCATCGGCTGGGGCGTTGCCCATTTTCACAAATTAAAAAATCCAAATCTCTTCATTGTCCCCACCGTCGCGGAAGGGAAGGGGTTGAGTATCGTGGGAATATTTTAG